From the genome of Reinekea thalattae:
ACTGCCCCAAAATCACCAATAATGCAGAAGCGCTGATAAAGCCTGAGATAACAGGATGACTTAATAAATTGGTTAAAAAACCCAACTTCAAAATACTCAGTATTAACAGACATCCACCAGATAAAAGCGCAAGTAGCATAGCAATTGCTGCGTATTGCTCAGTGCCTGAAACCGCGAATGGGGCGACAACTGAAGCAGTCATTAGCGAGGTTAACGCAACTGGGCCTACCGCTAGGGTGCGGCTCGTCCCAAACAAAGAATACAAAATGGATGGCAAAATACTGGCGTACAGGCCAGTCACGGCTGGCAAGCCTGCCAACATGGCATAGGCTAAACTCTGCGGTATCACCATGACAGTAAAAACAAGGCTCGAAATGATATCTTGCTGCAAATCTATTTTTGAATAGCCTTGCAGCCAAGCTGCAGCAGGTAAGAGTTTTGCTAATTTCATGATTTACAGTGCCGTAATGGTGAAATGGAGGCGCACACTAGACTTCTTTTTGATATGCAAAGAAGTTATAAGGTTATTACTAAAAACTCAACCCCGAAGTGCGATAACTCCTAACCAGCTAAGTAACAGCTTATTTTAAGGCCCAATCGACATGGCTAACACCATACTCAAGGTGGCGTAATCTTCACCGGACTGTTCATGCAACTGATTAAAAAACTGCTGGGCTGCTTTTAAATCTCGCTGGCTGGTTGGTTTTTTAGTGACGATGCCTTCATTGACCAATACACGAACCACATCATCGGTGAGCGTGAAGGTATCTTTGCCGACCATACGCAAAAAACGTGCACCGCCGTCGCCACCTAAATGGCTGCCGTGTTTCTTTAAATAAGCCCACAGGCCGACAATATCGTCGCAAGGCCATTGGGTTAAAAAAGCACCAAAGCTGCCATGCTCGGCGGCAACATCGAGCACCATTTGCGCATTGATCGGGATGGTTTTCATCTTGCCCCAATGACGTATCAGGTCGCTGTTTTGCATCAGCTGTTCAAAACGGTCGTCATCGATAAGCCGACAGGCTTGTGGATTAAACTGCCAAAAAGCCTCTTCGAAGGCTGGCCATTTGCTATCGACCAGTGAATGCTTCATGCCTGCGCGAAACACCCGCCGACTGATATCACTGAGGTATTGCGCATCGCTAACCGACTGCAACTGTTCACTAGAGTGTGGTACCGGTAAGCGAGCGCGAATGGCTGCTTCGCTCTGATGATGCGCTAAGGCTTGCTGCCAATAGTCTTCAAACTTCATTTATCCGATGTATCCAAATTTAATGATGCAGAATTGATGCAATAACGTAAGCCTGTGTGTTGCTCCGGCCCGTCAGGAAAAACATGGCCTAAATGCGCATCACACTGGGCGCAAAGCACTTCCACCCGAACCATACCGTGCGAGCGATCTTCACGCTCAACAATGGCAGACTTATCAAGACTGTCATAAAAACTTGGCCAGCCACAACCGGCATCGTATTTTGTCGACGACTCAAACAGCGGTGCCTCACAACAAATGCAACGGTAAGTACCCTGTGCGGTTTCGTTCCAGTAAACGCCGGTAAAAGGCCTTTCGGTATGCGCTTTGCGTGTTACCAAAAACTGTTCTTCATCAAGCTGCGCTCGCCATTGGTCATCGGTCTTGGTTACCTTGTCAGTCACCGTTCATTACCTCCGTTTGTTATTGCATACTCTGATCGATCTCTGATCTATTTTATCGAGCATGCTCATTAAGCTCACTATACCTAAAGTCACTGCACCAAACGACAATGCTATAGTGCCAATTTATCATTAGGGTTTGCTCGCATTTGTCGTTAACATTTAAGTCAATTAAACTGACTGACTATAAAACACAAAACTGGCAACTCTGAGACCAGCGTTAACTTAAGTTAGTTGCAAAACGTTATATGTTTAAACGTGAATCGCTGCAGCTATTTCGTTTATCTAAACTTTTAACTTTTATCTAGACTATTAAAGAGCACCCCATGACCGATTTTAAAAAGTCCGACAAATTGGCAAATATTTTTTACGAAATCCGAGGCCCGGTCATGGACGAAGCAGCCCGTTTAGAAGATGAGGGGCATCGCATCTTAAAGTTAAACATTGGTAACCCAAAACCCTTCGGTTTTGACGCGCCCGATGAAATCATCACCGATGTTATTAAAAACTTACCTCACTCTGAGGGTTATTCAGAATCTAAAGGCATTTACTCGGCGCGCAAAGCGGTTATGCAGTACTACCAAAAGCAGCGCGTACACAATGTTGATGTCGATGATATTTACTTAGGCAACGGCGCTAGCGAGCTGATTCATTTGGCTTGTACTAGCATGGTCAATACCGGAGATGAGGTGTTAATTCCATCGCCGGACTACCCGTTATGGACCGGCGTTGTCACCCTGACTGGCGGCAAGGCGGTGCATTATGTTTGCGACGAACAGTCGGATTGGTTCCCTGACCTTGATGACATTCGCAGTAAAATCACGCCGAATACCAAAGCCATGGTGATCATTAACCCCAATAATCCAACCGGTGCGGTTTATTCGAAAGAAGTTTTGCTCGAACTGATCGAAATTGCTCGACAAAATAAGCTGATCATCTTGGCTGATGAAATTTATGACAAGATCGTCTTTGATGGTGTTGTTCATCACCCGCTTGCAGCGTTGTCGACCGACGTATTAACGCTGACCTTTAATGGCCTTTCTAAGGCTTATCGCTTATGTGGCTGGCGCTCTGGTTGGATGATGGTGTCAGGGCCTAAGCATCTAGCACAGGATTTAATCCAAGGTTTTAATATGCTCGCCAGCATGCGCCTTTGCCCTAACGTACCGGCGCAATATGCCATTCAAACCTCACTTGGCGGCTACCAAACCATTAACGACTTGGTGGCACCGCAAGGCCGAATGTACGAGCAGCGTAACCTCGCGGTTAACATTATCAATTCGATCGACGGACTCTCGGTTGTTAAACCGAAAGGCGCTCTTTACCTGTTTGTTAAAATGGATAAAAAGAAATTTGGCATCAAAGACGATGAACAGATGGCACTCGATTTACTGCGCCAAGAAAAGATTTTAGTGGTACATGGTCGCGGCTTTAACTACCACGATGTTGATCATTTCCGAATGGTATTCTTACCTTCGCAAGAAACACTAAACGATGCTGCTGAACGTATGCAGCGTTTCTTTAATAACTATAAACAATAACAACTATCAGCAATCTTAAACCTATAGGCCGACTTTCAATTACGACAGTCGGCCTATCAGTCAAACACTAAAGCCGAACGGCCGTAATCGTTGTGCTAATTCTGCGGGAGCTTGTTCGATAACGACAGAGGCAATTTCTCGGCGTGTTGGGTAATTTTTACGCAAAGCATCGAACGCCTGCGCACTGACCACACCCTGATTCAACGCCTGCTTTAAGGCTTGAGTATCTTCTGCTGGATCATAAACCGCTAACACTAATCGGCTGATCCAAGTATCGATATCAGCATGCTGATGTTGCAATGCATTGACCACTCCAGCCTTGGGGACGCTTACCTGTTCACTGACAAAGGTCTCACCAAGCCATTGGTAAAAAGCTTTAGCCAGCATGCGCGTGCCTTCAAACTTACCTTCCAAGCTGTAACCGGCAACGTGCGGTGAGGCTAACGCAACCTGTTGCAGCTGCTGCTCAGTGACAACCGGCTCTTGCGGCCAAACATCGAGTACCGCATTAAGCTCACCAGAATCTATTTTTTGCGCTAGCGCAGGCCCTTCAATAACCGGACCGCGACCGGCATTAATAATCCAACAGCCTGGGCGCAAGAGATTAAGCTGTTGCTGATTAAATAGATGATGAGTGGCGTGATCGCCTTTGGTTGTGTGCGGCGTGTGCAGACAAACAATATCGCTTTGCTGCAATAGCTCTTGTAATTCCACATGCTCCGGCAGCGAACCCTTCTGGTAGCGGATAGGATCACACAGTAACAGCTTGCAACCTAACCGCTGCAAACGCTCGGCGACCTTGCCGCCAACATTGCCAACGCCGACAATGCCAATGGTTTTATGTTGCCAATCCAGTTGACGGTCTAAATACAACCGGGCAAAAACAGACAGCAGCCAATCGCAAACCGATTGCGCATTACAGCCGGGCGCATGATGGAACTGAATGGATTTTGAATTTAGATAAGCAAGGTCGATATGATCCGTACCAATGGTCGCACTGCCAACGAAACGGATCAGGGTATTCTCAAGAAGTGCTTGGTTTACCTGAGTGACGGAGCGCACCAACAGAGCGTCGGCTTGGCTTAAATCATCGGCCGTCAGTGAACGACCGGGTTTGCGCACAATGGAACTGGCCACTGGCGCAAACCACTCTTCAACGTTGGGCATGTTTTCATCGGCGATGATACGCAACGTAGTAAACCTTATGCTTTTGGTAGACTCTCAGACTCTTGCTCTGAAGCATCGTCAGCCTTGGCTTCGTCATCAGCCTGTTCATCGACAAACACTTCAACCGTGATTTCAGGACCTGTTTCGGTTTCATCAACCACAACTTGGGTCACTTGACCAACTGGCTCACCTAAAACTTCAGCAACAGTTTGAGTTGCCGTTAATTCAGCAATTTGCTCAACTTCACTGGCTGGCTCAGGCTTATTAACAGAATCAGTATCACTAACCGACTCAGACTCGACACTTACTTCTTCAACCTCAACCACTGGCGCAGCAACGCCATCTTTAAACAGGTGTTCTGGCAACTGTTCTAGGTCGATTTTACGCTTAATGTATTCTTCGATTGCTGGGATTTGGAACGAATCATCTTCACAAGCAAAGCTGATCGAAACACCTTTTTTACCAGCACGGCCAGTACGACCAATACGGTGTACGTAATCTTCGGCATCTTCAGGCAAGGTAAAGTTAATGACGTGAGAAACACCATCAACATGAATACCACGGCCAGCAACATCGGTTGCTACAAGCACGCTGAATTTACCTTCTTTAAAGCCATCTAATGTACGCACACGTTTGTTTTGCGGTACATCACCAGAAAGTACTTGGCAGGCAATGCCATCGGCTTTTAGCTTTTCAGACAGATCACGTACGATATCGCGGCGATTAGCGAAAACCATGACTCGATCAGCGCCCTCTTGTTTTACGATGCGACGTAATACGGCGTATTTTTCATCTGCTGAAACCAAATAGACGTGCTGTTCAACATCGTCAGAGGTTTTAACTTTAGGTTCAACTTCGACTCTGACCGGATCGTTGGTCCAACGCTCAGTCAAATTCAAGATATCTGGTGAGAAAGTTGCCGAGAACAATAATGTCTGGCGGTCTTCAGTACGCGGCGTGGCACGAACAATGGTTTTGATGTCTGGAATAAAGCCCATGTCTAACATGCGATCGGCTTCGTCGATGACCAACATTTCAACCTGATCTAAGAACACAACTTTGCGGTTCATAAAGTCGATCAATCGACCTGGTGTTGCCACTAGAATATCGCAACGCTGTTCAGTCAATTGCTTCTGCTGTTTGTCGAAGTCCATACCGCCAACAACAGCAGCAACTTTTAAGCGGCTGTATTTGGTTAGCGAACGTGCATCTTCTTCAATTTGCAAAGCCAGCTCACGAGTTGGCGCTAAAATCAAAGCGCGAGGCTCACCGGCATACTGCTCTTCTAACTTATGTTCGAGCAAATCGGTAATCACGGTGATTAAGAAGGCTGCTGTTTTACCAGTACCTGTTTGAGCTTTACCAATGCAGTCATGACCATCTAATGAATAGGGTAAGGTCATCGCTTGGATCGGGCTGCAATATTGGTAGCCAACTTCTTGAATAGCACGCATCAGTGCAATCGGTAAAAACAGGTCGTGAAAACGAACCTTGCCCGCTTCTTCTTTGACTTTGAATTGGGAGATATGCCAACGAGGGCGACGGTAACGCTTATTTTGAGTAGACACTAAGTTATATTTCTCTGCTATGGGTTGAGCGCGCAGCATTCATACCCTGGTTTAATTGACTACTAGTGTAGACTAGTAAATTAACGGCTCCGGATTTATCGAACATCGGAGCTTAAAGCAGCGGCAAAACGGACGTTGATCGTCAGGCGTTCTGACCTACTTTAAAAACGCGCAAGATTGTAGCTCATTTTTTAGCTAATCACGACAGCCTAAGGCCAAGATTCAACGACTGGGCGCGACAAATTCTATTTTTGCTAAGTCGGTTTGGTAAATTTCGGCCAATTTTTGCTGTAAACGCGCCGTTCGAGCCGATAAACCTGAAGCTCTCAAGCTGATTGCTTTGTCATAAACACGCATGGCAAATGGCAAGGTGTCGTAATTTGGCAACGATAGATTGTCCGCACTGACGCGAAATGTACGACCGCAAGCCAAGGCGAGATGCCATTCAATCGCCTGCGGGTAAACCTCAACCTGCTCAAATTGCTGTTGCTGATCAGCATTACGGCCGTCTTCAGCATACCAATAGCCATAATCCAGTAACTGCCGCCGAGCTTCGCCGGCCACACACCAATGCGCCAACTCGTGCAATGCACTATTAAAGTAGCCGTGAGCGAAATGGATTTCGTGGTATGGACGCGACGCATCAGCCGGTAAATAAAGCGGCTCGGCATCTGAAGCCACTAAAGCAGTCTGCCAATGTTCTTGCAGCCAAGGGTTTAATTGCTGCAACAGATGCTCGACACCTGCTTCCCATAAATCGGCTGCCAAAAGATGCTTCATTAGTTTCTAATTCCCTAACTCTCACTCATTCGTAATGCGCGCCAGTTTACCAGCTTAAAACCAAAACCGACAAAACAGGCCATTGAGTCATTGGCAGACAATAAAACAGTATCACTTGTAAAACAGAACCGTTTGATCGTTGGTCGGCGTCTGCTAATATCCGGCCTCTACAGATAACCAAACTGAACCGCACGCATGCAAATAGATGAAAGTCACCAGCCGTTGGCTGGAAAAAACGAATCCCTAATTAGCCGAATAAAAAAAGAATGGTCAACGCTTGCTGTTTTAGGCGCGCCTATTCTTATTGGTCAGCTGGCGCAAATTGCCAATGGCGTTATCGATACCCTTATGGCAGGTCGCGCCAGTGCTGAAGATCTCAGCGGCGTCGCCATTGGCAACAGCCTGTGGGTGCCGCTTTTCTTATTCATGATGGGTTTACTCAATTCGACTCAACCGATTATTTCTGGCCATCGCGGTGCAAAGCAGTTTGATAAAATCATGCCGGTGACCTGGAATGCCTTCTATATTGCGCTGATTGCCGCAGCGATAACGATCGCCCTGCTGACGCATGTTTCGCCAGTGCTAAATGGGCTAGATATGGAAGCCGCCGCAGCTGACATCACAGTGGGTTATCTTAATGCGTTTGTTTGGGGTGTGCCGGCGGTATTCACTCTAGTGACGCTGCGAGGCCTGACCGATGGTCTTGGCAAAACCAAAATTTTTATGGCCTTTTCAATCTTATCCGCCTGCATTAACGCGCCGTTAAATTACATTTTCATTTTTGGCAAATTCGGTATGCCCGAGCTTGGCGGTGTTGGTTGTGGCTGGGCGACTGCCATTGCGAATTGGGCCAGCCTGCTACTGTTAGTCCTTTACTTGAACCGCGCCAAAGCATTTGAACAGCTTCGTTTGTGGCAACATCGCACACTGCCTAATCGTCAATCGATCTTAGAAATTATCCGCCTTGGTATACCGATTGGCTTTACTATTTTTGTTGAAGCGACGATGTTTTCGGTGGTTGCTTTACTTATGGTGCCCTTTGGTTCTGTGGCTGTTGCAGGCCACCAAATTGCACTTAACGTGACCAGCGTGCTCTTTATGGTGCCGCTCAGTTTAGGCTTTGCACTCACCTTGCGAATCTCTTTTTTACTCGGTGCTCAACAACCCAAAGAAGCCAAACTCGCTGCTCGTAGCACAGTTTTTTTAGCCGTCGTCATTGCGCTATTTTACTGTGCGCTACTACTAACGTTCTCCCGCCAGATTGCTGGACTTTACAGTCACGAGGCTGATGTCATCGCGATGGCAGCAAAACTGATTAGCTTTGCGGCCATGTTCCAAGTGGCCGACAGTGTCCAAGTTTCTTCGATCAGCGCATTGCGTGGCTATCGCGACACCAAAATACCGATGTTTATTATGATTTCATCATTCTGGATCGTCGGCATTCCATTGGGCTACATCCTTGCCAACACGAACTGGTTATTACCGGCGCAAGGGCCAAAAGGCTTTTGGATTGGTCTGATTTTAGGTTTGTCGCATGCAGCCTGCTGGTTGTTATTCCGGTTAATCACCAAAAAACATAAGCTTGCTGTTTAAACTTGCGGTTTAAAAGAGTCGGCAATAAAAAAGGCAGCGATTAACGGCTGCCTTTTTTAATCCAGTAATGATATTCATCATCCTGCGTTTCGGTTTTGATCAACTGATGCGGTAAAAACTCGCAAAACTTAGCGACATCGCGCTCGGTTGCAGGGTCAGTCGCTAATAGATGCACAACCTCATCAACCGCCATATTTCGAATGGCTTTATGCAGCATCATAATGGGTTCAGGGCAACGTAAGCCTCGGGTATCTAATTCGGTATCTGTACTCATCCGTTTTGATTCCTAAGATTCAGGTAGACGGTAATTTCTTCACGATCGTGATATAGATGGCGCGCTTGGAAGATCGCAGACGGATGCTGCTCAGCAATCAAATTATCCAACTCTTCTTTAATTTCCTGCCACTGATGCAGGCGCTTTTTCATCGGTAATTTCAAGTTGAAGATTGCCGCCTTGGCATGCTGTTGGTGCAGCCACTGATACATCAACCGAGCCACTTTAGCTGGCTTTTCAACCATATCGCAGACCAGCCAATCGACTCGCTTTTTAGGCTTCCAGATAAAGCCATCTTCTTGCACATGATCAACAAGAGCGGTATCCATCAGTTGCGTATCCATCGACCCATTATCGACCGCATGAACGTATATTTTTTGGTTCACTAACTGCCAAGTCCAACCACCTGGCGCTGCACCTAAATCGACAGCAGTATGATGATCGGCTAATTGTTCACGCCAATCGGAACCTAAAAAATGAATAAAGGCTTCTTCTAATTTTAATGTACTACGACTGGGCGCACCGGCTGGAAATTTAAGCCGTGCAACACCCATCGGCCAACTGGCTCGACAGTTTGGCGAATCAACGCCAATAATCACATTGCTAGAGTCACTAAAAAAAAGTCTTAAGGCAGGTAAGTCGGCGCGTTCTTTTTTAGTCAGCAGTCCTTCCCGACGCAAGGCTTGGCGTAACGGGTTAACAAACTTACTGGCAAAACGAGAGGTTGAATGGAATTCATCGCCTTCTGCATATTCACAGCTAACATTGCCAAAACCGGCTTTGTTTCGTTTTTCAAGTCGAGCAATGGCAGCAATAATCGGCGTCAACCGATCTTGCGTATCTAATTCCGTTAAGCGCTCAGTTACCGGCCAGCCATCACGAGTAAAAACCAACTTAGGTAATAGTGGATAGACTTGCTCCGCCTGCTCGGTTTCAAATAACACAAAACCAGAGTTAGGCTGCAAATTGGCCCAACCAAACGCCCCTTTGTGACTGGCGGCGTCGACGACCTCAGCGAGGCATTCTTTTTCAAAGCCAGGGCGGCAATACAATAATAAGGCTGTCATCTAATGGTTTCGTTGTAGTAAGGATTGGGCAAAAGACAGCGCACGCATCTCTGTCCATAAGGGTTTATTAATACGCCAGCGCGCAAAGCCAACATGACCACCCGACATTGGGATTTCTAATTGCAAATGCTTACAACGTTCTAAACAACGGCAATCTTTGCTTTGACGCGATAAGAACGGATCGTTATCTGCATTTACGACCAGGGTTGGTCGCTGCAACTGACTCAATGCAGGCTTACTGGAACAACGCTGCCAATAGTCCGCCGCGCTGTCAAAACCATGCAACGGTGCGGTGTAACGCTCATCAAACTGATGAAAGGTTTGAATTTCATCAAAGCCGGTACTGGAAACTAATTTTGGGAATTGACGCGCCTTGTGTTCAATCTTCACTTTCAGATCTTTTAAAAAGCGCTTCATATAGATTCGCTGGGCAGGCTTGGCCAGCTCTTCAGCGCAACTGGTTAAATCCAGCGGCACACTAAAACCAACACCACCAACAACTTGGGCAGCTAAATTAGGGTCGGCCAATGCCAAGAGGGTTTGATTACCGCCCATACTGAAGCCGGCTAAAAATATCTGTTCAGCTTGATGCTGACTGACAACATGCTCGATGACGCTGTTTAAGTCATCAACAGTACCGCTGTGATAAAGGCGAGGTAGACGATTCATCGAACCGCCGCAGCTGCGGAAATTCCAGGCTTGAACGCTCCAGCCAGCCTGATAAAAATATTTAGCCAGCCCCTGTATATAGTGGGCACGACTGGAACCTTCCATGCCATGGCTAACAACCAACCAAGGAGCAGAGCGATCTGCTTGAGCCAGCGTGTCCAGCGTCAAAAAATCGCCATCCGGTAATTCCAGTTGGCTACGCTGAAAGGGCACGTCGACTCGACGCATCAGGTGAGGGAAAATCGTTTGAATATGGCCGTTAGATAGTCCATAGCCTGCGGTATATGCAGGAAAGTCGACGAATGCTTCAGTCACAAAACCGCCTCTCACTGTAAAAAAAGGCGGAATCATACTCCTTTGTAGAAAAAATGCACTGGCTCTTTGGTGACTTTTACTAGCCTTATCCCATGGCCATCATCAGGCCGTAACCTAACAATAGAATAAGCGCCAAAATTAAGCCGCCATAGCGGATTTGCTGACAGTAAGGGCAAGGTTTCTTAGCCATTATGACATCACCTTTTTTGGCATATAACGTAGGCTCAATGCATCGAAAAAGCCTTCCTTCAATTGCGCAATGTCTTTTTTGACTTCATCCACTAGATGAATCTCTTCGCCGGTCAAGGTCTGCTTTTCGGCATAAATTTGACGTCTTAAA
Proteins encoded in this window:
- a CDS encoding pyridoxal phosphate-dependent aminotransferase; this encodes MTDFKKSDKLANIFYEIRGPVMDEAARLEDEGHRILKLNIGNPKPFGFDAPDEIITDVIKNLPHSEGYSESKGIYSARKAVMQYYQKQRVHNVDVDDIYLGNGASELIHLACTSMVNTGDEVLIPSPDYPLWTGVVTLTGGKAVHYVCDEQSDWFPDLDDIRSKITPNTKAMVIINPNNPTGAVYSKEVLLELIEIARQNKLIILADEIYDKIVFDGVVHHPLAALSTDVLTLTFNGLSKAYRLCGWRSGWMMVSGPKHLAQDLIQGFNMLASMRLCPNVPAQYAIQTSLGGYQTINDLVAPQGRMYEQRNLAVNIINSIDGLSVVKPKGALYLFVKMDKKKFGIKDDEQMALDLLRQEKILVVHGRGFNYHDVDHFRMVFLPSQETLNDAAERMQRFFNNYKQ
- the rhlB gene encoding ATP-dependent RNA helicase RhlB, producing the protein MSTQNKRYRRPRWHISQFKVKEEAGKVRFHDLFLPIALMRAIQEVGYQYCSPIQAMTLPYSLDGHDCIGKAQTGTGKTAAFLITVITDLLEHKLEEQYAGEPRALILAPTRELALQIEEDARSLTKYSRLKVAAVVGGMDFDKQQKQLTEQRCDILVATPGRLIDFMNRKVVFLDQVEMLVIDEADRMLDMGFIPDIKTIVRATPRTEDRQTLLFSATFSPDILNLTERWTNDPVRVEVEPKVKTSDDVEQHVYLVSADEKYAVLRRIVKQEGADRVMVFANRRDIVRDLSEKLKADGIACQVLSGDVPQNKRVRTLDGFKEGKFSVLVATDVAGRGIHVDGVSHVINFTLPEDAEDYVHRIGRTGRAGKKGVSISFACEDDSFQIPAIEEYIKRKIDLEQLPEHLFKDGVAAPVVEVEEVSVESESVSDTDSVNKPEPASEVEQIAELTATQTVAEVLGEPVGQVTQVVVDETETGPEITVEVFVDEQADDEAKADDASEQESESLPKA
- a CDS encoding DNA-3-methyladenine glycosylase I translates to MKFEDYWQQALAHHQSEAAIRARLPVPHSSEQLQSVSDAQYLSDISRRVFRAGMKHSLVDSKWPAFEEAFWQFNPQACRLIDDDRFEQLMQNSDLIRHWGKMKTIPINAQMVLDVAAEHGSFGAFLTQWPCDDIVGLWAYLKKHGSHLGGDGGARFLRMVGKDTFTLTDDVVRVLVNEGIVTKKPTSQRDLKAAQQFFNQLHEQSGEDYATLSMVLAMSIGP
- the rlmM gene encoding 23S rRNA (cytidine(2498)-2'-O)-methyltransferase RlmM translates to MTALLLYCRPGFEKECLAEVVDAASHKGAFGWANLQPNSGFVLFETEQAEQVYPLLPKLVFTRDGWPVTERLTELDTQDRLTPIIAAIARLEKRNKAGFGNVSCEYAEGDEFHSTSRFASKFVNPLRQALRREGLLTKKERADLPALRLFFSDSSNVIIGVDSPNCRASWPMGVARLKFPAGAPSRSTLKLEEAFIHFLGSDWREQLADHHTAVDLGAAPGGWTWQLVNQKIYVHAVDNGSMDTQLMDTALVDHVQEDGFIWKPKKRVDWLVCDMVEKPAKVARLMYQWLHQQHAKAAIFNLKLPMKKRLHQWQEIKEELDNLIAEQHPSAIFQARHLYHDREEITVYLNLRNQNG
- a CDS encoding 4-phosphoerythronate dehydrogenase, producing MRIIADENMPNVEEWFAPVASSIVRKPGRSLTADDLSQADALLVRSVTQVNQALLENTLIRFVGSATIGTDHIDLAYLNSKSIQFHHAPGCNAQSVCDWLLSVFARLYLDRQLDWQHKTIGIVGVGNVGGKVAERLQRLGCKLLLCDPIRYQKGSLPEHVELQELLQQSDIVCLHTPHTTKGDHATHHLFNQQQLNLLRPGCWIINAGRGPVIEGPALAQKIDSGELNAVLDVWPQEPVVTEQQLQQVALASPHVAGYSLEGKFEGTRMLAKAFYQWLGETFVSEQVSVPKAGVVNALQHQHADIDTWISRLVLAVYDPAEDTQALKQALNQGVVSAQAFDALRKNYPTRREIASVVIEQAPAELAQRLRPFGFSV
- the msrB gene encoding peptide-methionine (R)-S-oxide reductase MsrB; this encodes MTDKVTKTDDQWRAQLDEEQFLVTRKAHTERPFTGVYWNETAQGTYRCICCEAPLFESSTKYDAGCGWPSFYDSLDKSAIVEREDRSHGMVRVEVLCAQCDAHLGHVFPDGPEQHTGLRYCINSASLNLDTSDK
- the tusA gene encoding sulfurtransferase TusA, whose translation is MSTDTELDTRGLRCPEPIMMLHKAIRNMAVDEVVHLLATDPATERDVAKFCEFLPHQLIKTETQDDEYHYWIKKGSR
- a CDS encoding MATE family efflux transporter, which translates into the protein MQIDESHQPLAGKNESLISRIKKEWSTLAVLGAPILIGQLAQIANGVIDTLMAGRASAEDLSGVAIGNSLWVPLFLFMMGLLNSTQPIISGHRGAKQFDKIMPVTWNAFYIALIAAAITIALLTHVSPVLNGLDMEAAAADITVGYLNAFVWGVPAVFTLVTLRGLTDGLGKTKIFMAFSILSACINAPLNYIFIFGKFGMPELGGVGCGWATAIANWASLLLLVLYLNRAKAFEQLRLWQHRTLPNRQSILEIIRLGIPIGFTIFVEATMFSVVALLMVPFGSVAVAGHQIALNVTSVLFMVPLSLGFALTLRISFLLGAQQPKEAKLAARSTVFLAVVIALFYCALLLTFSRQIAGLYSHEADVIAMAAKLISFAAMFQVADSVQVSSISALRGYRDTKIPMFIMISSFWIVGIPLGYILANTNWLLPAQGPKGFWIGLILGLSHAACWLLFRLITKKHKLAV
- a CDS encoding YheT family hydrolase: MTEAFVDFPAYTAGYGLSNGHIQTIFPHLMRRVDVPFQRSQLELPDGDFLTLDTLAQADRSAPWLVVSHGMEGSSRAHYIQGLAKYFYQAGWSVQAWNFRSCGGSMNRLPRLYHSGTVDDLNSVIEHVVSQHQAEQIFLAGFSMGGNQTLLALADPNLAAQVVGGVGFSVPLDLTSCAEELAKPAQRIYMKRFLKDLKVKIEHKARQFPKLVSSTGFDEIQTFHQFDERYTAPLHGFDSAADYWQRCSSKPALSQLQRPTLVVNADNDPFLSRQSKDCRCLERCKHLQLEIPMSGGHVGFARWRINKPLWTEMRALSFAQSLLQRNH
- a CDS encoding elongation factor P hydroxylase, encoding MKHLLAADLWEAGVEHLLQQLNPWLQEHWQTALVASDAEPLYLPADASRPYHEIHFAHGYFNSALHELAHWCVAGEARRQLLDYGYWYAEDGRNADQQQQFEQVEVYPQAIEWHLALACGRTFRVSADNLSLPNYDTLPFAMRVYDKAISLRASGLSARTARLQQKLAEIYQTDLAKIEFVAPSR